A genome region from Haloimpatiens massiliensis includes the following:
- a CDS encoding YegS/Rv2252/BmrU family lipid kinase, which produces MGKVRFIYNPYSGENSIISDIDNVIKVHQKYGYDVVPYRISFEHSVEEAFKDLDNDYDYILVAGGDGTVDNAVNTMKEKGIDLPIAILPVGTANDFAKLIGMPQNIEEACEQILNSKVKTVDLGKINNKYFINVASTGLFTDISQKTDTNLKNAIGKLAYYVKGIEQLPKFRRLSIKVKSEEVNYDGDMFLMLVFNGRTAGNLNLAYKAEIDDGLLDVIIIKACAIRDMLPLFIKIVKGEHLENINGLIYFKTDNLYIECHEDIVTDIDGEKGPDFPLTVRCIKGGLKILGIQQ; this is translated from the coding sequence ATGGGAAAGGTAAGATTTATTTATAATCCATATTCAGGGGAAAATTCTATAATATCAGATATAGATAATGTTATAAAGGTACATCAGAAGTATGGTTATGATGTTGTGCCTTATAGAATAAGTTTTGAACATAGTGTAGAGGAGGCTTTTAAAGATTTAGATAATGATTATGACTATATATTAGTGGCTGGAGGAGATGGAACAGTTGATAATGCTGTAAATACTATGAAAGAAAAAGGAATAGATTTACCTATTGCAATACTTCCAGTAGGAACAGCTAATGATTTTGCAAAATTAATAGGAATGCCTCAAAACATAGAAGAAGCTTGTGAACAAATATTAAACAGTAAAGTTAAAACCGTTGATTTAGGAAAAATAAATAATAAATATTTTATTAATGTAGCTAGTACAGGACTTTTTACAGATATTTCTCAAAAAACAGATACAAACTTAAAAAACGCCATAGGAAAGTTAGCTTATTATGTTAAAGGAATAGAACAACTTCCAAAATTCAGAAGGTTAAGTATAAAAGTAAAATCAGAAGAAGTTAATTATGATGGAGATATGTTCCTTATGTTGGTGTTTAATGGAAGAACTGCTGGTAATTTAAATTTAGCTTATAAAGCGGAGATAGATGATGGTCTTTTAGATGTAATAATTATAAAAGCATGTGCTATAAGAGATATGTTGCCTTTGTTTATAAAAATAGTAAAAGGGGAACATTTAGAAAATATTAACGGACTAATTTATTTTAAAACAGATAATCTATATATAGAATGTCATGAAGACATTGTTACAGATATAGACGGAGAGAAAGGACCTGATTTCCCACTTACCGTAAGATGCATAAAAGGAGGACTTAAAATATTAGGTATACAGCAGTAA
- the sdaAB gene encoding L-serine ammonia-lyase, iron-sulfur-dependent subunit beta, with product MKNFSVFDIVGPIMIGPSSSHTAGAARLAKIAGVIAGQKIVKVKFLLHGSFAKTYRGHGTDRALVAGILGMEPWDERLRNSFEIAKDKGLDIEFEEADLGDVHPNTVKFVITKEDGEVIEVTGSSVGGGNILVSNIQGREVQFRGDYPTVIIEQEDSPGIISKITSLTYEENINIAFMRVYRESKGAKATMTFETDSLVPESVVRKIESVPGVVSVKVINPVMEGEE from the coding sequence ATGAAAAACTTTAGTGTATTTGATATTGTGGGGCCAATAATGATAGGACCAAGTAGTTCTCATACTGCAGGAGCTGCTAGGTTAGCAAAAATTGCAGGAGTAATAGCGGGGCAAAAAATAGTAAAAGTCAAATTTTTGTTGCATGGTTCATTTGCAAAAACGTATAGAGGCCATGGAACAGATAGAGCATTGGTTGCAGGCATACTAGGAATGGAACCTTGGGATGAAAGACTTAGAAATTCATTTGAAATAGCTAAAGATAAAGGTTTAGACATAGAATTTGAAGAAGCAGATTTAGGAGATGTACATCCAAATACAGTTAAATTTGTCATAACTAAAGAAGATGGTGAAGTTATAGAAGTTACAGGTTCTTCTGTAGGAGGAGGAAACATATTAGTTTCTAATATTCAGGGAAGAGAAGTTCAATTTAGAGGAGATTATCCTACAGTAATAATTGAACAAGAAGATTCTCCAGGAATAATTTCAAAGATAACTAGCTTAACTTATGAGGAAAATATAAATATTGCATTTATGAGAGTATATAGGGAAAGTAAGGGAGCTAAAGCTACCATGACTTTTGAAACAGACAGTCTTGTTCCTGAAAGTGTAGTACGCAAAATAGAATCAGTTCCAGGAGTAGTAAGCGTAAAAGTTATAAATCCTGTAATGGAAGGAGAAGAATAA
- a CDS encoding YetF domain-containing protein yields MFVLIFRTIILYFISILALRLMGKRQIGELQPFELVIAIMISELASMPMQDSRMPLINGIIPVLTLLIIQIIISVVQLKSEKVQKLICGKPSILIENGIINIQELRHQRINVNDLMEELRLNGYFNIQDIEYAILETSGQLSIIPNSQLTPVKRQDLGINVPQEKLPITLILDGKINEENLSKANKNINWLNNQLHKNNINSASEVFVGILDSNSNFYYQLRDNQRSDKS; encoded by the coding sequence ATGTTTGTTTTAATTTTTAGAACTATTATTCTATACTTTATATCTATTTTGGCCCTAAGATTAATGGGTAAAAGACAAATAGGTGAACTTCAACCCTTTGAACTAGTTATAGCTATAATGATATCTGAACTTGCATCTATGCCAATGCAGGATAGCAGGATGCCATTAATTAACGGAATAATACCTGTTTTAACTTTACTAATAATTCAAATAATTATTTCTGTAGTTCAATTAAAAAGTGAAAAAGTTCAAAAACTAATTTGTGGAAAACCAAGCATACTTATAGAAAATGGAATAATAAATATACAAGAACTTAGGCATCAAAGAATTAATGTTAATGATTTAATGGAAGAACTTAGATTAAACGGATATTTCAATATTCAAGACATCGAATATGCCATTTTAGAAACCAGTGGTCAACTATCAATAATACCTAACTCTCAATTGACTCCAGTTAAAAGGCAAGATTTAGGTATAAATGTTCCTCAAGAAAAACTTCCAATTACATTAATATTGGATGGAAAAATTAATGAAGAAAATTTAAGCAAAGCAAATAAAAATATAAATTGGTTAAATAATCAATTACATAAAAATAATATAAATTCTGCAAGTGAAGTATTTGTGGGTATATTAGATTCTAATAGTAATTTTTATTACCAACTTAGAGATAATCAAAGGAGTGATAAATCATGA
- the pssA gene encoding CDP-diacylglycerol--serine O-phosphatidyltransferase: protein MAKNAIPNLFTFGNLVCGILSIIMTFEGNLQLACIFILLAGLMDRYDGRIARFLQVSSDLGKELDSLADLVSFGVAPSLLMFKMNNFVNFGVIGYVLALMFPVAGAYRLARYNSTTFDNVFLGIPITIAGMFVALYSLATINRNSNAMISIILLISLSYLMISRLKFKKV, encoded by the coding sequence ATGGCTAAAAATGCTATACCAAACTTATTTACTTTTGGCAATTTAGTTTGTGGAATACTTTCAATAATCATGACTTTTGAAGGAAATCTTCAATTAGCATGTATATTTATTTTATTAGCTGGACTTATGGATAGATACGATGGAAGGATAGCAAGATTTTTGCAAGTGTCTAGTGATTTGGGGAAAGAATTAGATTCTTTAGCAGACCTAGTTTCTTTTGGTGTAGCTCCATCATTGCTTATGTTTAAAATGAATAACTTTGTAAACTTCGGAGTTATTGGTTATGTATTAGCTTTAATGTTTCCTGTAGCAGGTGCTTATAGACTAGCTAGATATAATTCTACTACTTTTGACAATGTATTTTTAGGAATACCTATAACCATAGCTGGTATGTTTGTAGCTTTATATTCTTTAGCAACAATAAACCGTAATTCCAATGCAATGATTTCGATTATATTATTAATATCTTTATCTTATTTGATGATAAGTCGTTTAAAGTTCAAAAAAGTATAA
- the sdaAA gene encoding L-serine ammonia-lyase, iron-sulfur-dependent, subunit alpha gives MFVDTGRELANICNKENITIWEYTLREESRETGVSKEKIFNRMLKNLHVMQEASKEALEREVISISGLIGGDAKKLKEYSESGKTLTGEFMVKAMARAVSCSEVNAAMGKIVASPTAGSCGILPSVIISAGEKLNKSDEDLVKALLTASGVGIIIAKNATLSGAEGGCQAECGSAAAMASAAVVEMMGGTPDMALDAGSIVIKNILGLVCDPIAGLVEVPCAKRNASGAVSALTTADLVMAGVKSKIPFDDSVLAMYRVGKQLPCELRETALGGLAITPTGLKLKEQVLGK, from the coding sequence ATGTTTGTAGATACAGGGAGAGAACTTGCAAATATATGCAATAAAGAAAATATTACTATATGGGAATATACATTAAGAGAAGAGAGTAGAGAAACTGGAGTAAGTAAAGAAAAAATATTTAATAGAATGCTTAAAAATCTTCATGTAATGCAGGAAGCTTCAAAAGAAGCCTTAGAGAGAGAAGTAATATCTATAAGTGGTCTTATAGGAGGAGATGCTAAAAAGCTAAAAGAGTACTCTGAAAGTGGAAAGACTTTAACAGGAGAATTTATGGTTAAAGCTATGGCGAGAGCTGTATCTTGTTCAGAGGTAAATGCAGCTATGGGTAAAATAGTAGCATCACCTACTGCAGGATCCTGTGGTATACTTCCATCAGTTATAATATCTGCTGGGGAAAAACTAAATAAATCAGATGAAGATTTAGTAAAAGCCTTATTAACTGCATCTGGTGTAGGGATAATAATAGCTAAGAATGCTACATTATCTGGAGCAGAAGGTGGTTGCCAAGCAGAATGCGGATCAGCGGCTGCTATGGCATCTGCAGCTGTAGTGGAAATGATGGGTGGAACTCCAGACATGGCACTAGATGCTGGCTCTATAGTTATTAAAAATATATTAGGATTAGTATGTGATCCTATAGCAGGTCTTGTGGAAGTACCTTGTGCTAAGAGAAATGCATCAGGAGCAGTAAGTGCTCTTACTACTGCAGATTTAGTAATGGCAGGGGTGAAGAGTAAAATACCTTTTGATGATTCAGTTTTAGCTATGTATAGAGTAGGTAAGCAACTTCCATGTGAATTAAGAGAAACAGCTCTTGGAGGTCTTGCAATTACTCCAACAGGCTTAAAACTTAAAGAACAAGTCTTAGGAAAATAG
- a CDS encoding DUF4363 family protein, with product MKNIVISFIIFILMLFGIAFSTRYMTSVCNNLLEKNAKLEQIIEDESWDNGYNASVKLLNAWEKEYDKLTVFVHHEKIDAINNELLQLTQYVQCQDKSESLAKIHIVKTYLKNIVDSEKINIQNIF from the coding sequence ATGAAAAATATAGTAATCTCCTTCATAATCTTTATATTAATGCTATTTGGCATTGCATTTTCCACCCGATACATGACATCTGTATGCAATAACCTTCTTGAAAAAAATGCCAAACTAGAACAAATTATAGAGGATGAATCTTGGGATAATGGATATAACGCTTCAGTAAAACTGTTAAATGCTTGGGAAAAGGAATATGATAAATTAACAGTATTTGTGCATCATGAAAAAATAGATGCTATAAACAATGAATTGCTCCAATTAACTCAATATGTTCAATGTCAAGATAAATCTGAATCCTTAGCAAAAATACATATAGTAAAAACCTATTTAAAAAATATAGTAGACTCTGAAAAAATTAATATACAGAATATATTTTAG
- a CDS encoding YgiQ family radical SAM protein, producing MTINNKFLPICKNDLLDRGIEQLDFIIITGDAYVDHPSFGTAIIGRVLEREGFKVGIIAQPNWKDVNAFKILGKPKYAFLVNSGNIDSMVNHYTAAKKKRHDDLYSPGGKSGYRPDRAVIVYSNKLKEAYKNVPIILGGIEASLRRFAHYDYWSDKVRRSILLDSKADLLIYGMGEKTVVEIANLFKYGMKIESMNTIKGTVYSTNNIDEIKDFVVTPSFEEVSENKKAYADAFKIQYFEQDAINGKTIIQKHGDRFIVQNSPQHPLSQEEMDVVYNLPYARNYHPIYEEDGGIPAINEVKFSLTSHRGCFGSCSFCALTFHQGRVIQNRSQESILKEAKLLTKLDDFKGYIHDVGGPTANFRHRACKKQETLGTCKNKLCLFPSPCKNLIIDHTEYLNMLKKIRTIPGVKKVFIRSGIRYDYLIHDKNSAFFEDLCKHHISGQLKVAPEHISPKVLKQMGKPNREVYEKFVDKYFLINKKLNKKQYLVPYLMSSHPGSDLTAAIELALYIKKMGYTPEQVQDFYPTPGSLSTTMYYTGINPLTNEKVYVPKAQHEKNMQRALLQFTKEENYNLVKEALIKAHREDLIGFGKECLIPPRLIRKNRSSHGNGKIKKNTNDFNNKNVHGRNNKGKNTNVKNRNTKKTIKR from the coding sequence ATGACTATAAATAATAAATTTTTACCTATTTGCAAAAACGATCTTTTAGATAGGGGCATAGAACAATTAGATTTTATAATAATTACTGGTGATGCATATGTAGATCACCCGTCCTTTGGAACAGCTATAATAGGGAGGGTTTTAGAGCGTGAAGGTTTTAAAGTAGGCATAATAGCTCAACCTAATTGGAAAGATGTTAATGCTTTTAAAATTCTAGGCAAACCTAAATATGCTTTTCTTGTGAATTCTGGAAATATAGACTCAATGGTAAATCACTATACTGCTGCCAAAAAGAAAAGACATGATGATTTATACTCCCCAGGTGGAAAAAGCGGATATAGACCAGATAGAGCTGTTATAGTTTATTCAAATAAACTTAAAGAAGCTTACAAAAACGTACCCATAATATTAGGTGGAATCGAAGCTAGCTTAAGGAGATTTGCTCATTATGATTACTGGTCTGATAAGGTAAGAAGAAGCATATTACTAGACTCCAAAGCAGATCTATTAATATACGGTATGGGTGAAAAAACCGTAGTGGAAATAGCCAATCTTTTTAAGTATGGAATGAAAATAGAAAGTATGAATACTATAAAGGGAACTGTTTATAGCACTAATAACATAGATGAAATTAAAGACTTTGTAGTTACACCATCCTTTGAAGAAGTTTCAGAAAATAAAAAAGCATATGCAGATGCTTTTAAAATTCAATACTTTGAGCAAGATGCTATAAATGGAAAAACTATAATTCAAAAGCATGGAGATAGATTTATAGTACAAAACTCTCCTCAGCACCCTTTAAGTCAAGAGGAAATGGATGTAGTATATAATTTACCTTACGCTAGAAACTATCACCCTATATATGAAGAAGATGGAGGAATTCCAGCTATCAATGAAGTAAAATTTTCCTTGACCAGCCATAGAGGTTGTTTTGGTTCTTGTTCTTTCTGTGCTTTAACTTTTCACCAGGGAAGAGTAATTCAAAATAGAAGCCAAGAATCTATTTTAAAAGAAGCTAAACTTTTAACTAAATTAGATGATTTTAAAGGATATATACACGACGTAGGAGGTCCTACTGCTAATTTTAGACATAGAGCTTGTAAAAAACAGGAGACACTCGGCACTTGTAAAAATAAACTGTGTCTTTTCCCTTCGCCTTGCAAGAATCTTATAATAGATCATACAGAATACCTCAATATGCTAAAAAAAATAAGAACAATACCCGGAGTTAAAAAGGTTTTTATACGTTCAGGTATAAGATATGATTATTTAATTCACGATAAAAACTCAGCATTTTTTGAAGACTTATGCAAACACCATATAAGCGGTCAATTAAAAGTGGCTCCTGAACATATTTCTCCAAAAGTATTAAAGCAAATGGGAAAACCTAATAGAGAAGTATACGAAAAATTTGTGGATAAATATTTTCTTATAAACAAAAAACTTAATAAAAAACAATATCTAGTTCCATACTTAATGTCCAGCCATCCTGGCAGTGATTTAACTGCTGCTATAGAATTGGCTCTATACATAAAAAAAATGGGATATACTCCGGAGCAAGTTCAGGATTTTTATCCTACTCCTGGTAGTCTTTCAACAACCATGTACTACACAGGTATAAATCCTTTAACTAATGAGAAAGTATATGTTCCTAAAGCTCAACATGAAAAAAATATGCAAAGGGCATTACTGCAATTTACTAAGGAAGAAAATTATAATTTAGTTAAAGAAGCACTTATAAAAGCTCATAGAGAAGACTTAATAGGCTTCGGTAAAGAGTGTTTAATACCTCCTAGACTTATAAGAAAAAACAGAAGTTCCCATGGCAATGGAAAAATTAAAAAGAACACTAATGATTTCAATAATAAAAATGTACATGGTAGAAACAATAAAGGGAAAAATACTAATGTTAAAAATAGAAATACTAAAAAAACCATTAAAAGATAA
- a CDS encoding CBS domain-containing protein: protein MKIRDIMTREVATVNYEDTVERAAQLMQKYNVGSIPVCQGEKVIGIVTDRDIALRSVAKGQNVMRQYVREIMSSNPVTVSSNNDVHEASRIMSERQIRRLPVVENDNLVGMVSIGDLAVEPKLSDNAGVALSNISEPATPQI from the coding sequence ATGAAAATACGAGATATAATGACTAGAGAAGTGGCTACTGTTAATTATGAAGACACTGTAGAAAGAGCAGCTCAATTAATGCAAAAGTATAATGTAGGTTCAATTCCTGTATGTCAAGGAGAAAAAGTTATAGGAATAGTAACGGATAGAGATATAGCATTAAGATCTGTAGCAAAGGGGCAAAATGTTATGAGACAATATGTTAGGGAGATAATGTCATCTAATCCTGTAACTGTATCATCAAATAATGACGTACATGAAGCTTCTAGAATAATGAGTGAAAGGCAAATAAGAAGATTGCCTGTGGTGGAAAATGATAATCTAGTTGGTATGGTTTCTATAGGTGATTTAGCAGTAGAACCTAAACTTTCAGATAATGCGGGAGTTGCTTTAAGTAACATTTCTGAACCAGCTACTCCACAGATTTAA
- a CDS encoding magnesium transporter produces the protein MKKICSFYLNNVLNKKIYDEFDECVGILKDIYVTTEKGYPRVIGYKVKVNREVFNYEFRNIEFFEEHGEIIIKVRGVRDIIPRKYSYLLSKHLLNKKIVDINGKKVIKVDDLTLVQNAAEIKIVAVISGTLASARRIGLEKFVATVYKILHRNLKDSMVTWESVESIEMVDNNLKISLPYEKLSKLHPADIADILEELDTNDRKRVFESLDKDLAADTLEEVEHHVQQDILKNVNSFKMREVLDTMPNDEIADMLEDMEDEEKEKILLNLDKEDENEVRSLMQYEEETIGSIMNKDFITLNVNITAGETIEILRETKPDEESIYNIYIIDEKEKLQGIVSLVDLVTNSPESRLEDIMYSDIVFIKDDDSIEKAVEYALKYDLLSIPVVDKDEKLCGIVIINDILDEVVPLKVKRKFKKAV, from the coding sequence ATGAAGAAAATATGCAGCTTTTATTTAAATAATGTACTAAACAAAAAGATTTATGATGAATTTGATGAATGCGTTGGAATATTAAAAGACATATACGTGACCACAGAAAAAGGATACCCTAGAGTTATAGGATATAAAGTGAAAGTAAATAGAGAGGTTTTTAATTATGAATTTAGAAATATAGAATTTTTTGAGGAACACGGAGAAATAATTATAAAAGTAAGAGGGGTAAGGGATATAATTCCTAGAAAATACTCTTATTTGCTTTCAAAACATCTTTTAAATAAAAAGATTGTAGATATAAATGGTAAAAAAGTTATAAAAGTAGATGATTTGACATTAGTGCAAAATGCAGCAGAAATAAAAATAGTGGCAGTAATATCAGGAACATTAGCTTCAGCTAGAAGAATTGGTCTTGAAAAATTTGTAGCAACAGTATATAAGATTCTTCATAGAAATCTTAAAGATAGTATGGTAACTTGGGAAAGTGTTGAGTCTATAGAAATGGTAGATAATAATTTAAAAATATCATTACCCTATGAAAAGTTATCAAAGCTTCATCCAGCAGATATAGCTGACATATTAGAAGAACTAGATACTAATGATAGGAAAAGGGTTTTTGAGAGTTTAGATAAGGATCTAGCAGCAGATACATTAGAAGAAGTGGAACATCATGTACAGCAGGATATATTGAAAAATGTAAATAGTTTTAAAATGAGAGAAGTTTTAGATACCATGCCTAACGATGAAATAGCAGATATGTTAGAGGATATGGAAGATGAGGAAAAAGAAAAAATCCTTTTGAATTTAGATAAAGAAGATGAAAATGAAGTAAGAAGTTTAATGCAGTATGAAGAAGAGACCATTGGAAGTATAATGAATAAAGATTTTATAACTTTAAATGTAAATATAACAGCTGGAGAAACTATAGAAATTTTAAGAGAAACTAAACCAGATGAGGAGTCCATTTATAATATATATATCATTGATGAAAAGGAAAAGCTTCAGGGCATTGTTTCTCTAGTAGATTTGGTAACCAACTCTCCAGAAAGCAGACTCGAAGATATAATGTATTCTGACATAGTTTTTATAAAAGATGATGATAGTATAGAAAAAGCAGTGGAATATGCTTTAAAATATGATTTGTTATCTATACCAGTAGTAGACAAAGATGAAAAGCTATGTGGCATAGTTATAATAAATGATATCTTAGATGAAGTTGTTCCTCTTAAGGTAAAAAGAAAGTTTAAAAAAGCAGTATAA
- a CDS encoding nucleoside kinase → MNKLELSLKSGESLKVNIGTNFYEFIKENNIPMEFPFILAKINEEIFELNSPIEKEGKFELIDISTDIGMSVYIRSLQFVLIKAVYDIFPEAFVTIEHSLGRGIFGEIHKEEKVREEDILRIKNRMQQIINADIHIEKISVKRKKAIEIFANYSMYDKVRLLNHLNKDTVSLYKMDDRYDYFYGPMAYSTGILKLFDLIYYNTGFILRFPTQEAINVIPPYEGYSKLAKIFYETEQWGKILHVGDVGALNDKVENGDIINMVRVAEALHEKKIANIADKIHEREKVKIVLIAGPSSSGKTTFSRRLGIQLRVNGLMPIPISLDDYFVDRDKTPRDENGEYDFESIEALDLKLFNEHLNRLLKGEEVEIPTFNFKVGKREWLGNTLKVPNNGILVVEGIHGLNEKLTSTIPKENKFKIYISALTQLNIDNHNRIATTDVRKIRRIVRDYLSRGYAAEETLAMWPSIKRGEEKNIFVFQEEADIMFNSTLVYELCILKKYALEQLSSVKSSSSVYYEALRLRSFLKFFKDLDGKYVPDNSILREFIGGSCFYKY, encoded by the coding sequence TTGAATAAATTAGAATTGAGTTTGAAAAGCGGTGAAAGTTTAAAAGTAAATATAGGAACTAATTTTTATGAATTTATAAAAGAGAATAATATACCTATGGAATTTCCGTTTATTTTAGCTAAAATAAATGAAGAAATATTTGAATTGAATTCTCCTATTGAAAAAGAAGGTAAATTTGAACTAATAGACATATCTACAGATATAGGCATGTCAGTATATATAAGAAGTCTTCAATTTGTTTTAATAAAAGCTGTATACGATATTTTCCCAGAAGCTTTTGTAACCATAGAACATTCTTTAGGAAGAGGGATATTTGGAGAAATTCATAAGGAAGAAAAAGTAAGAGAAGAAGATATTTTAAGAATTAAAAACAGAATGCAACAAATAATAAATGCAGACATTCACATAGAAAAAATAAGTGTAAAGAGGAAAAAAGCTATAGAAATATTTGCAAATTATTCTATGTACGATAAGGTTAGGTTATTAAATCATTTAAATAAAGATACTGTAAGTCTTTACAAGATGGATGATAGATATGATTATTTTTATGGACCTATGGCATACTCCACAGGAATACTTAAGTTATTTGATTTAATTTACTATAATACAGGTTTTATTTTAAGATTTCCAACTCAAGAAGCCATAAATGTTATACCACCTTATGAAGGATATAGTAAACTGGCAAAAATATTTTATGAAACAGAACAATGGGGGAAAATACTTCATGTAGGTGATGTAGGAGCTTTAAATGATAAGGTGGAAAATGGAGATATTATAAATATGGTTAGGGTAGCTGAAGCACTTCATGAAAAAAAGATAGCTAATATTGCTGATAAAATTCATGAGAGAGAAAAAGTTAAAATTGTATTAATTGCAGGACCATCTTCTTCTGGAAAAACTACCTTTTCAAGAAGACTGGGAATTCAACTTAGAGTTAATGGATTAATGCCTATACCTATATCGTTAGATGATTACTTTGTAGATAGAGATAAAACACCAAGAGATGAGAATGGAGAATATGATTTTGAATCTATAGAAGCATTAGATTTAAAGTTATTTAATGAACATTTAAATAGACTTTTAAAAGGCGAAGAGGTGGAAATACCTACTTTTAACTTTAAAGTAGGAAAAAGAGAATGGCTAGGTAACACATTAAAAGTACCCAACAATGGCATACTAGTGGTAGAAGGAATCCATGGTTTAAATGAAAAACTTACATCAACTATACCAAAGGAAAATAAATTCAAAATATATATAAGCGCTCTTACACAGTTAAATATAGATAATCATAATAGAATAGCTACTACTGATGTTAGAAAAATAAGAAGAATAGTTAGAGACTATTTATCAAGAGGATATGCAGCAGAAGAAACTTTAGCCATGTGGCCATCTATAAAACGTGGAGAAGAAAAAAATATATTTGTTTTTCAAGAGGAAGCAGATATCATGTTTAATTCCACATTGGTCTATGAATTGTGCATATTAAAAAAATATGCACTAGAGCAGCTAAGTTCTGTGAAATCAAGTAGTTCAGTTTATTATGAGGCACTAAGATTAAGAAGTTTCTTAAAGTTTTTCAAGGATTTAGATGGTAAATATGTTCCGGACAATTCCATACTAAGGGAATTTATTGGTGGAAGTTGTTTTTATAAATATTAA
- the cax gene encoding calcium/proton exchanger, whose amino-acid sequence MGKNTKIIMGIFSVVLLILLNTQYYIINIISSCILVIILAVLLGDVTSNMSVYLGEKKGGMLAATIGNIPELMMGIWSIKYGMIPMAKAALLGSIISNMLLGLGIGVIFGGLKYKEQKFNKIIARTNFNMLILAMSAIIVISSLNRYTLYPLGKDILKSISVKVSLVLIFVYLLGLIFSFYTHKNLFLVSGRELDEEKVNDKLKVVLTSIKLIAIAVILYFISEKLIFNVRTLVNTKRVSQEFLGIILIPLLGNIGENVTTVMCALDNKINMSIETAIGSSIQISLFVTPLLTILSCFLLEPMTLVFSSFEIIISVLAIGMSFLVFQDGKSYWFEGAILVSIYIIITLAYYYIR is encoded by the coding sequence ATGGGCAAAAATACTAAGATAATTATGGGAATATTTTCAGTGGTGCTTTTAATATTATTGAATACTCAATATTATATTATAAATATAATCAGTAGCTGTATACTGGTTATTATTTTAGCTGTATTATTAGGAGATGTAACTTCTAATATGTCTGTGTATTTGGGAGAAAAAAAAGGAGGAATGTTAGCCGCTACCATAGGCAATATACCAGAATTAATGATGGGAATTTGGTCTATTAAATATGGCATGATTCCCATGGCTAAAGCAGCTTTATTGGGATCTATAATAAGTAATATGCTTTTAGGATTAGGAATAGGTGTTATATTTGGAGGATTGAAGTATAAGGAGCAAAAATTCAACAAAATAATAGCTAGAACAAATTTTAATATGCTGATCCTGGCTATGTCAGCTATTATAGTTATAAGTTCTTTAAATAGATACACTCTATATCCCTTAGGAAAAGACATTTTAAAATCCATAAGTGTAAAGGTGTCTTTAGTTTTAATATTTGTATATTTATTGGGATTAATATTTTCTTTTTATACACATAAAAATTTATTTTTAGTAAGTGGAAGAGAATTAGACGAAGAGAAGGTAAATGATAAATTAAAGGTAGTTTTAACTTCTATAAAATTAATTGCAATAGCTGTAATACTTTATTTTATAAGTGAAAAATTAATATTTAATGTAAGAACTTTAGTTAATACTAAAAGGGTTTCACAAGAATTTTTGGGTATAATACTTATACCTTTGCTTGGTAATATAGGAGAAAATGTCACAACTGTTATGTGCGCTTTAGATAATAAAATAAATATGAGTATAGAAACAGCTATAGGTTCTAGTATACAAATATCTTTATTTGTAACGCCTTTATTGACTATTTTATCTTGTTTTTTATTGGAGCCTATGACTCTAGTATTTTCCTCCTTTGAGATAATAATTAGTGTTCTTGCCATAGGTATGTCATTTTTAGTATTCCAAGATGGAAAAAGCTATTGGTTTGAAGGCGCTATTTTAGTGTCTATATATATAATCATTACGTTAGCATATTATTATATAAGATAG